In Carcharodon carcharias isolate sCarCar2 chromosome 22, sCarCar2.pri, whole genome shotgun sequence, the following are encoded in one genomic region:
- the LOC121293601 gene encoding Golgi apparatus membrane protein TVP23 homolog B-like isoform X3 produces MMRQESSDEAEDVSLFDADDEVSRKPKRKRIRHPVACFFHLFFRISAIIVYLLCEFLSNSFIACFVTITLLLSCDFWTVKNITGRLLVGLRWWNQVDEDGKSHWVFEAKKAVVIMGVTLQGSNLYGYIKCKIGSGKNLTSMATSYLGRQFFKTGTEVKFEPFTKQET; encoded by the exons ATGATGCGGcag GAATCCAGCGATGAGGCGGAGGATGTGTCGCTTTTTGATGCCGATGATGAGGTGTCGAGAAAACCCAAAAGGAAGAGGATCCG gCATCCAGTGGCTTGCTTCTTCCATCTGTTTTTCCGAATTAGTGCAATAATTGTCTACCTTCTTTGTGAGTTCCTGAGCAATAGCTTCATTGCCTGCTTTGTGACAATAACATTGCTTCTATCATGTGACTTCTGGACTGTAAAG AACATCACTGGTAGGCTACTGGTAGGGTTACGCTGGTGGAACCAGGTAGACGAAGATGGAAAGAGCCACTGGGTCTTTGAGGCCAAAAAG GCTGTGGTTATCATGGGTGTTACACTTCAAGGGTCTAATCTCTATGGATACATAAAGTGTAAAATAGGAAGTGGAAAAAATCTAACTAGTATGGCTACCTCCTATCTGGGCCGCCAGTTTTTCAAGACG GGTACGGAAGTGAAATTTGAGCCTTTTACAAAACAAGAAACATGA
- the LOC121293601 gene encoding Golgi apparatus membrane protein TVP23 homolog B-like isoform X1, which yields MMRQESSDEAEDVSLFDADDEVSRKPKRKRIRHPVACFFHLFFRISAIIVYLLCEFLSNSFIACFVTITLLLSCDFWTVKNITGRLLVGLRWWNQVDEDGKSHWVFEAKKPSRKGKRISSEAESKIFWLGLVICPILWVIFVFSTFFSFKLKWLAVVIMGVTLQGSNLYGYIKCKIGSGKNLTSMATSYLGRQFFKTGTEVKFEPFTKQET from the exons ATGATGCGGcag GAATCCAGCGATGAGGCGGAGGATGTGTCGCTTTTTGATGCCGATGATGAGGTGTCGAGAAAACCCAAAAGGAAGAGGATCCG gCATCCAGTGGCTTGCTTCTTCCATCTGTTTTTCCGAATTAGTGCAATAATTGTCTACCTTCTTTGTGAGTTCCTGAGCAATAGCTTCATTGCCTGCTTTGTGACAATAACATTGCTTCTATCATGTGACTTCTGGACTGTAAAG AACATCACTGGTAGGCTACTGGTAGGGTTACGCTGGTGGAACCAGGTAGACGAAGATGGAAAGAGCCACTGGGTCTTTGAGGCCAAAAAG CCTTCAAGGAAAGGGAAGAGAATCTCCTCCGAAGCTGAATCCAAAATCTTCTGGTTAGGATTAGTCATCTGTCCCATTCTGTGGGTCATTTTTGTCTTCAGCACTTTCTTTTCCTTTAAATTGAAATGGTTG GCTGTGGTTATCATGGGTGTTACACTTCAAGGGTCTAATCTCTATGGATACATAAAGTGTAAAATAGGAAGTGGAAAAAATCTAACTAGTATGGCTACCTCCTATCTGGGCCGCCAGTTTTTCAAGACG GGTACGGAAGTGAAATTTGAGCCTTTTACAAAACAAGAAACATGA
- the LOC121293601 gene encoding Golgi apparatus membrane protein TVP23 homolog B-like isoform X2, translated as MMRQESSDEAEDVSLFDADDEVSRKPKRKRIRHPVACFFHLFFRISAIIVYLLCEFLSNSFIACFVTITLLLSCDFWTVKNITGRLLVGLRWWNQVDEDGKSHWVFEAKKPSRKGKRISSEAESKIFWLGLVICPILWVIFVFSTFFSFKLKWLAVVIMGVTLQGSNLYGYIKCKIGSGKNLTSMATSYLGRQFFKTALKKEESTEP; from the exons ATGATGCGGcag GAATCCAGCGATGAGGCGGAGGATGTGTCGCTTTTTGATGCCGATGATGAGGTGTCGAGAAAACCCAAAAGGAAGAGGATCCG gCATCCAGTGGCTTGCTTCTTCCATCTGTTTTTCCGAATTAGTGCAATAATTGTCTACCTTCTTTGTGAGTTCCTGAGCAATAGCTTCATTGCCTGCTTTGTGACAATAACATTGCTTCTATCATGTGACTTCTGGACTGTAAAG AACATCACTGGTAGGCTACTGGTAGGGTTACGCTGGTGGAACCAGGTAGACGAAGATGGAAAGAGCCACTGGGTCTTTGAGGCCAAAAAG CCTTCAAGGAAAGGGAAGAGAATCTCCTCCGAAGCTGAATCCAAAATCTTCTGGTTAGGATTAGTCATCTGTCCCATTCTGTGGGTCATTTTTGTCTTCAGCACTTTCTTTTCCTTTAAATTGAAATGGTTG GCTGTGGTTATCATGGGTGTTACACTTCAAGGGTCTAATCTCTATGGATACATAAAGTGTAAAATAGGAAGTGGAAAAAATCTAACTAGTATGGCTACCTCCTATCTGGGCCGCCAGTTTTTCAAGACG GCTTTGAAGAAAGAAGAGAGCACGGAACCTTAA